The following proteins are co-located in the Toxotes jaculatrix isolate fToxJac2 chromosome 9, fToxJac2.pri, whole genome shotgun sequence genome:
- the LOC121186961 gene encoding dehydrogenase/reductase SDR family member 13-like — MSVWLCLAAGAVCFYVIVYYGVFRGAGWSSPVKLRGKTAIVTGANTGIGKATALELAKRGARVILACRNKEKAEAAAFDIRRDSGNSQVVFMQLDLASLKSVRSFAETFLKTEPRLDILINNAGVMGSGRTEEGFGVAFGVNHLGHFLLTDLLLERLQQCGPSRVVTVAALLHRFGNIDFPLLTSEKDLVSGQSTWHNFQAYCNSKLCNVLFTRELANRLEGTSVTCYSLHPGVIYTELCRSMNLWQQLLMMPFAKLFFMDPEMGSQTTLYCSLQEGIEHLSGRYFSNCTLQQVGAKGRDDALAKKLWEVSERLTSVSS, encoded by the exons ATGTCGGTGTGGTTGTGCCTCGCAGCGGGAGCAGTTTGCTTTTACGTGATAGTGTACTACGGTGTGTTCAGAGGAGCGGGATGGTCAAGTCCAGTGAAGCTGAGGGGGAAGACGGCCATTGTTACGG GAGCCAACACTGGCATCGGCAAGGCCACGGCTCTGGAGCTGGCAAAGAGAGGAGCCAGAGTGATCCTGGCCTGTCGCAACAAGGAGaaagctgaggctgctgctttTGACATCCGCAGA GACAGTGGGAACAGTCAGGTGGTGTTTATGCAGCTGGATCTGGCGAGTCTGAAGTCTGTCCGCAGTTTTGCTGAAACCTTCCTGAAGACTGAACCCAGACTGGACATCCTCATCAACAACGCAG gtgtAATGGGTTCAGGACGTACTGAGGAAGGCTTCGGCGTAGCGTTTGGAGTGAACCACCTGGGTCACTTCCTGCTCACCGACCTTCTCCTGGAGCGTCTGCAGCAGTGTGGTCCCAGCCGTGTGGTCACCGTGGCCGCGCTTCTGCACCGCTTTGGAAACATCGACTTCCCTCTGCTAACTTCAGAGAAAGATTTAGTGTCGGGTCAGTCTACCTGGCACAACTTTCAGGCCTATTGCAACAGCAAGCTGTGTAATGTGCTCTTCACCAGGGAGCTGGCCAACAGGCTGGAGGGCACCAGTGTCACCTGCTACAGTCTGCACCCAG GAGTGATCTACACAGAGCTGTGTCGCAGCATGAACCTGTGGCAGCAGCTCCTCATGATGCCCTTTGCCAAGCTCTTCTTCATGGACCCAGAGATGGGGTCTCAGACCACCCTGTACTGCTCCCTGCAGGAGGGCATTGAGCATCTCAGCGGACGCTACTTCTCTAACTGCACGCTGCAGCAAGTGGGAGCCAAGGGACGAGATGACGCCCTGGCAAAGAAGCTGTGGGAAGTGAGTGAGAGGTTAACCAGTGTGTCATCATAG